The uncultured Cohaesibacter sp. genomic sequence TGACTTGGGAAGGGCTCAAAGAGCTGCAGCTTTGTCGGTCAAAACCGATACGAAGCGCACTCATGCAACGCCTGGAACGCGCGGCAATCACATGAGTGATTGCATCATCCCCCCTTCAAATGAACGCACTTTCAGACCTCATCGGGAAATCCCGACAAGTTGAAAGGAATGGATCAGTAGCAAAATGGGAGGCGTCTTTAGAGGTGACTTCCGCTTTGTCATAATGTCACAAAACAGTAACATTTACCTTCGCAATTTTCAATTGAAATCAAATGCTCATTAACAACCGGCTTTTCACTTTCATTTGAATTCATTCCGATGGGCAATCCCACAGCAAGATCGTCAGATGGAGCCAATAGCGCGCGCCAGACGCAGCGACACTTTTTTGGAAATCTTCATTTCACTGACTTTGCTGAGGTGTCGTAGCAAGAGAGGTGAATCGATGCCAAGCCTAACAAAACAGAGCTCGGTCGCATCGCTTTTAGAATGCTGCTCAATGCACTGATTGTTTTCTATCAACTGGAAAGATTGGTGGCAGGTTCTGAGAGAGCGGCCCAATGGCGCTCGATCTCCAGAGACACTTCAATATGCCTCTGCTTGGCAATTTGAGGATCTTTTGACTTGAGGGATCGTTTTTCTTCCCGCTTCCCACTAATGCCCACGAAAGGCTCTGGGACGACTTTGCGGTAGTCGTAAATGCCGGTCTTGGGATGCTTGAAAGGTTGGGTCATCGAAAATGACCATTGATCCACCCGTTTGTACCACGGGATGACAACCAAACCATTGAAAGAGCTTAACTTTTTTTGACCATTCAATTTTAAAGATGAATGGTGCCAGGAGAGGAACCAACATCCAAAACAAACCATTGATAGCGCTTGATTTCTGCCAATCACAAAGATACCGTGGTACATAATTCAGTACACAGAAGCCAATTATATGACCAAATCAAGCAACCTCCCCAAGTATGTATCTCTCTCCAAAACAGGCGTCTATCAGTACCGCAGACGTGTCCCCGACAATCTCAGAGCAACTCTCGGTCAAACAGAGATCAAGCGAGGCTTTGGCAAGGACTACGGCACCATGCTCAAGGAATACGCCAAGCTTGAGCAGCAGGTGGACCAATGGTTCGCAGAGGCAAAACCTAAGCAAGGAGACAACTACGCTCCTATCGTCAATGCAGCAATGAGAAAGTACGGCATAACCATGCAACTACTGGCCACAGCAGCCAGAAACAACGATGACAGCAAGGATGGAAAAGCCCTAGATGCTGCAATACTTGCGATGCTTGATGAACTCGCGGGGAATGACCCCAGAAATCCCAAAATTCCCGCAGAGTTGATCAGAGAGTTAAGCGCTGGCCGTTCAATTGTAACACTCGAAAGCGCCTTGGAAGAACACAGGGACCGCCAGATACGAAAGAACCCAGCAAGTGAAACACAGATACGCACTCGATTTGCAAGACACATAGCTGCCCTCACAACATCTCTGGGGCGCGACTTGGTATCTAAGCGCTCTCTTGCCATGATTAGGCGCATCAACGCCAACAGTTTCCGTGACTGCTTGTTCGATTTAGGGCACAAGCCGTCAACTGTCCGCCGTACCTTCAATGACATCAATGCAGCAGTGAACAAGGCTATCAACGAACACGACTTGGATATGGCCAACCCCTTCTCCAAGATCGAAATCGAGGGAGCTCAGCACTCAAAGGATGACCGCCTTCCTTTCACTGACGAAGAAATGCAGCAGCTTGCGCCTGTGATGAAAGGAGAGGACATCCGAAGCCATATTTGGACGATTCTCAGAGACACAGGGGCAAGACCCAAGGAAATAATTGGTCTGCGCGGTTGCGACTTCAACGAAAAAGACGCCACCATCTATATTCGCTCCTATGAAGGCAATCGGTTAAAGACAGCCCACAGTGAACGAGAGCTTCCTATACCTGCCCGACTTGCCAGTAGACTCGCTGACCTTATACCCGAAAAAGCCACCGAACCTCTGTTCCCGTCCTATAAGAACGCCCCAAGGGGTAACGATAGTTGCACCCAAGCACTCAACAAACGCATACATCGCGCAATTGAGGATCAGAAGAAGTCGGTCTACAGTTTACGTCACCGATTCAAAGACCTGCTCAGGGATACCGATTGCCCCGAAAGTCTCGCAAGGGAAATCATGGGCCATTCGGACCAATCCAGTGCCGCCAATTATGGCCGTGGGTCATCCCTGAGGCGCAAGAGGGAAGCCATGGAGAAAGTGTGGTCTGTCTCACGAGAAGACTTGCAATAATTGAGTTGTGGTAACTATCTCGCACAATTAAAGTGAGTAATATCAAATTGTAGATATTTTCCAATGCGGAGCGAGAAGAGCATGAACATAGATGAACTTCGAAATCTCCTCCAAAATCCTTTAGCTGAATGCGTAATTTCCCAGATTAATGATTTAGATAAGCGTTCGCGTTTTAGGGCATATAATGCCGTGCGCTTCCTGCACTGGTCTTTAGAGACCGCTCCGATTTCTCCCAACGTTTCTGCATTTT encodes the following:
- a CDS encoding DUF6538 domain-containing protein, which gives rise to MVCFGCWFLSWHHSSLKLNGQKKLSSFNGLVVIPWYKRVDQWSFSMTQPFKHPKTGIYDYRKVVPEPFVGISGKREEKRSLKSKDPQIAKQRHIEVSLEIERHWAALSEPATNLSS
- a CDS encoding tyrosine-type recombinase/integrase, giving the protein MTKSSNLPKYVSLSKTGVYQYRRRVPDNLRATLGQTEIKRGFGKDYGTMLKEYAKLEQQVDQWFAEAKPKQGDNYAPIVNAAMRKYGITMQLLATAARNNDDSKDGKALDAAILAMLDELAGNDPRNPKIPAELIRELSAGRSIVTLESALEEHRDRQIRKNPASETQIRTRFARHIAALTTSLGRDLVSKRSLAMIRRINANSFRDCLFDLGHKPSTVRRTFNDINAAVNKAINEHDLDMANPFSKIEIEGAQHSKDDRLPFTDEEMQQLAPVMKGEDIRSHIWTILRDTGARPKEIIGLRGCDFNEKDATIYIRSYEGNRLKTAHSERELPIPARLASRLADLIPEKATEPLFPSYKNAPRGNDSCTQALNKRIHRAIEDQKKSVYSLRHRFKDLLRDTDCPESLAREIMGHSDQSSAANYGRGSSLRRKREAMEKVWSVSREDLQ